The Erythrolamprus reginae isolate rEryReg1 chromosome 3, rEryReg1.hap1, whole genome shotgun sequence genome contains a region encoding:
- the OSGIN2 gene encoding oxidative stress-induced growth inhibitor 2 isoform X2, with amino-acid sequence MTVWCCRCSLTSRFRNYTSPESEGCFLNSLVQYFGDNLGTNAKTMPLLQESTLPVDPTLTLPIVIIGNGPSGICLSYMLSGYRPYLSPEAEHPNLILYNKLKEAIHLSIIDQELEYLAEGLEGRSSNPVAVLFDTLLHPEADFGFKYPPVLQWKFEPHHYIPHIVLGKGPPGGAWHSMESSMLTISFGNWMELPGYAFKDWAATKQRNIKCDRVLPEEVANYYKHYVKIMGLQKNFRENTYITSVSKCYRDQDCESESPLQIEEQGGQTTLIKRNWEIRGYQRSADGSHMPFCLFAENVALATGTFDAPGRLQVEGEDFPFVLHSISDFGAAIDKGILHGKTDPVLIIGGGLTAADAVLYAYNNNVPIIHAFRRRVTDPSLIFKQLPKKLYPEYHKVYHMMCTQSVTLDYNVHPTYASLPEHQVVSFQPDMKCILQSSSGLKKILKFSLAVVLIGSHPNLCFLKDQGQSICHNPNEPVTCKGNPIEIDPYTYECIKEPNLFALGPLVGDNFVRFLKGGALGITRHLVAKEKKHQFIVERGADGVP; translated from the exons ATGACGGTGTGGTGCTGCCGTTGCTCCTTAACTAGCCGCTTCAG AAATTACACTAGTCCAGAATCTGAAGGATGCTTTTTGAATTCCTTAGTGCAGTATTTTGGTGACAATCTTGGGACCAACGCTAAAACTATGCCACTACTACAAGAAAGTACGCTACCTGTGGACCCAACATTGACTTTGCCTATAGTAATAATTG GTAATGGACCTTCCGGAATATGCCTCTCTTACATGTTATCTGGATATAGACCATATTTATCCCCCGAAGCTGAACATCCAAATCTTATTTTGTACAATAAGTTAAAAGAAGCTATTCATCTTTCTATTATTGATCAG GAATTAGAGTATTTGGCTGAAGGCCTGGAAGGACGCTCTTCAAATCCTGTTGCAGTTCTGTTTGACACTTTGCTTCATCCTGAAGCTGATTTTGGATTTAAGTACCCACCGGTTCTTCAATGGAAATTTGAACCACATCACTATATCCCTCATATAGTGCTTGGCAAAGGACCACCTGGTGGTGCTTGGCAT TCTATGGAAAGTTCTATGCTAACTATCAGCTTTGGAAACTGGATGGAATTACCTGGATATGCATTTAAAGATTGGGCTGCTACTAAACAAAG AAATATAAAGTGTGACAGAGTTCTTCCAGAGGAAGTTGCAAATTATTACAAGCACTATGTTAAAATCATGGGCTTACAGAAAAACTTCAGAGAAAATACTTATATAACATCTGTGTCAAAGTGTTATCGCGATCAGGACTGTGAAAGTGAAAGTCCTTTGCAGATAGAAGAACAAGGTGGGCAGACTACACTGATCAAGAGAAACTGGGAAATTAGAGGTTATCAGAGATCAGCAGATGGCTCTCATATGCCATTCTGTTTGTTTGCTGAGAATGTGGCTCTCGCCACTGGAACTTTTGATGCTCCTGGCCGATTGCAAGTTGAAGGAGAAGACTTTCCTTTTGTGCTCCATTCCATATCTGATTTTGGAGCTGCCATAGATAAAGGAATATTACATGGGAAAACAGATCCTGTTTTAATTATAGGTGGTGGACTCACAGCAGCAGATGCAGTTCTGTATGCTTATAATAACAATGTACCTATTATTCATGCATTCCGTAGGAGGGTCACTGACCCAAGTTTAATTTTCAAACAGCTACCAAAAAAACTTTATCCAGAATATCATAAAGTCTACCATATGATGTGTACTCAGTCAGTTACTCTGGATTACAATGTGCATCCTACTTATGCCAGTTTACCTGAACATCAAGTTGTTTCTTTTCAGCCTGATATGAAGTGTATCCTACAAAGTTCTTCGGGATTAAAGAAGATCTTAAAATTCTCTTTAGCAGTAGTCTTGATAGGTTCACATCCTAACTTATGCTTCCTAAAGGATCAAGGCCAGAGCATATGCCATAATCCAAATGAACCAGTTACTTGCAAGGGCAACCCTATTGAAATTGATCCATATACATATGAGTGTATAAAGGAACCCAATCTTTTTGCACTTGGTCCATTGGTTGGAGACAATTTTGTTCGCTTTTTAAAAGGAGGAGCATTGGGAATTACACGGCATTTAGTTGCAAAAGAGAAGAAACATCAATTTATAGTTGAAAGAGGTGCTGATGGTGTACCCTAA
- the OSGIN2 gene encoding oxidative stress-induced growth inhibitor 2 isoform X4 produces the protein MTVWCCRCSLTSRFRNYTSPESEGCFLNSLVQYFGDNLGTNAKTMPLLQESTLPVDPTLTLPIVIIGNGPSGICLSYMLSGYRPYLSPEAEHPNLILYNKLKEAIHLSIIDQELEYLAEGLEGRSSNPVAVLFDTLLHPEADFGFKYPPVLQWKFEPHHYIPHIVLGKGPPGGAWHVRRTVTFLTSMESSMLTISFGNWMELPGYAFKDWAATKQRNIKCDRVLPEEVANYYKHYVKIMGLQKNFRENTYITSVSKCYRDQDCESESPLQIEEQGGQTTLIKRNWEIRGYQRSADGSHMPFCLFAENVALATGTFDAPGRLQVEGEDFPFVLHSISDFGAAIDKGILHGKTDPVLIIGGGLTAADAVLYAYNNNVPIIHAFRRRVTDPSLIFKQLPKKLYPEYHKVYHMMCTQSVTLDYNVHPTYASLPEHQVVSFQPDMKCILQSSSGLKKILKFSLAVVLIGSHPNLCFLKDQGQSICHNPNEPVTCKGNPIEIDPYTYECIKEPNLFALGPLVGDNFVRFLKGGALGITRHLVAKEKKHQFIVERGADGVP, from the exons ATGACGGTGTGGTGCTGCCGTTGCTCCTTAACTAGCCGCTTCAG AAATTACACTAGTCCAGAATCTGAAGGATGCTTTTTGAATTCCTTAGTGCAGTATTTTGGTGACAATCTTGGGACCAACGCTAAAACTATGCCACTACTACAAGAAAGTACGCTACCTGTGGACCCAACATTGACTTTGCCTATAGTAATAATTG GTAATGGACCTTCCGGAATATGCCTCTCTTACATGTTATCTGGATATAGACCATATTTATCCCCCGAAGCTGAACATCCAAATCTTATTTTGTACAATAAGTTAAAAGAAGCTATTCATCTTTCTATTATTGATCAG GAATTAGAGTATTTGGCTGAAGGCCTGGAAGGACGCTCTTCAAATCCTGTTGCAGTTCTGTTTGACACTTTGCTTCATCCTGAAGCTGATTTTGGATTTAAGTACCCACCGGTTCTTCAATGGAAATTTGAACCACATCACTATATCCCTCATATAGTGCTTGGCAAAGGACCACCTGGTGGTGCTTGGCATGTAAGAAGAACTGTAACATTTTTAACA TCTATGGAAAGTTCTATGCTAACTATCAGCTTTGGAAACTGGATGGAATTACCTGGATATGCATTTAAAGATTGGGCTGCTACTAAACAAAG AAATATAAAGTGTGACAGAGTTCTTCCAGAGGAAGTTGCAAATTATTACAAGCACTATGTTAAAATCATGGGCTTACAGAAAAACTTCAGAGAAAATACTTATATAACATCTGTGTCAAAGTGTTATCGCGATCAGGACTGTGAAAGTGAAAGTCCTTTGCAGATAGAAGAACAAGGTGGGCAGACTACACTGATCAAGAGAAACTGGGAAATTAGAGGTTATCAGAGATCAGCAGATGGCTCTCATATGCCATTCTGTTTGTTTGCTGAGAATGTGGCTCTCGCCACTGGAACTTTTGATGCTCCTGGCCGATTGCAAGTTGAAGGAGAAGACTTTCCTTTTGTGCTCCATTCCATATCTGATTTTGGAGCTGCCATAGATAAAGGAATATTACATGGGAAAACAGATCCTGTTTTAATTATAGGTGGTGGACTCACAGCAGCAGATGCAGTTCTGTATGCTTATAATAACAATGTACCTATTATTCATGCATTCCGTAGGAGGGTCACTGACCCAAGTTTAATTTTCAAACAGCTACCAAAAAAACTTTATCCAGAATATCATAAAGTCTACCATATGATGTGTACTCAGTCAGTTACTCTGGATTACAATGTGCATCCTACTTATGCCAGTTTACCTGAACATCAAGTTGTTTCTTTTCAGCCTGATATGAAGTGTATCCTACAAAGTTCTTCGGGATTAAAGAAGATCTTAAAATTCTCTTTAGCAGTAGTCTTGATAGGTTCACATCCTAACTTATGCTTCCTAAAGGATCAAGGCCAGAGCATATGCCATAATCCAAATGAACCAGTTACTTGCAAGGGCAACCCTATTGAAATTGATCCATATACATATGAGTGTATAAAGGAACCCAATCTTTTTGCACTTGGTCCATTGGTTGGAGACAATTTTGTTCGCTTTTTAAAAGGAGGAGCATTGGGAATTACACGGCATTTAGTTGCAAAAGAGAAGAAACATCAATTTATAGTTGAAAGAGGTGCTGATGGTGTACCCTAA
- the OSGIN2 gene encoding oxidative stress-induced growth inhibitor 2 isoform X3, with the protein MRGGYGRLRWRGAGLGCTRSETPPFRLAEINYTSPESEGCFLNSLVQYFGDNLGTNAKTMPLLQESTLPVDPTLTLPIVIIGNGPSGICLSYMLSGYRPYLSPEAEHPNLILYNKLKEAIHLSIIDQELEYLAEGLEGRSSNPVAVLFDTLLHPEADFGFKYPPVLQWKFEPHHYIPHIVLGKGPPGGAWHVRRTVTFLTSMESSMLTISFGNWMELPGYAFKDWAATKQRNIKCDRVLPEEVANYYKHYVKIMGLQKNFRENTYITSVSKCYRDQDCESESPLQIEEQGGQTTLIKRNWEIRGYQRSADGSHMPFCLFAENVALATGTFDAPGRLQVEGEDFPFVLHSISDFGAAIDKGILHGKTDPVLIIGGGLTAADAVLYAYNNNVPIIHAFRRRVTDPSLIFKQLPKKLYPEYHKVYHMMCTQSVTLDYNVHPTYASLPEHQVVSFQPDMKCILQSSSGLKKILKFSLAVVLIGSHPNLCFLKDQGQSICHNPNEPVTCKGNPIEIDPYTYECIKEPNLFALGPLVGDNFVRFLKGGALGITRHLVAKEKKHQFIVERGADGVP; encoded by the exons ATGAGAGGAGGTTATGGCCGGCTAAGGTGGAGGGGCGCCGGCCTCGGCTGCACGCGCTCGGAAACGCCGCCTTTCCGACTAGCggaaat AAATTACACTAGTCCAGAATCTGAAGGATGCTTTTTGAATTCCTTAGTGCAGTATTTTGGTGACAATCTTGGGACCAACGCTAAAACTATGCCACTACTACAAGAAAGTACGCTACCTGTGGACCCAACATTGACTTTGCCTATAGTAATAATTG GTAATGGACCTTCCGGAATATGCCTCTCTTACATGTTATCTGGATATAGACCATATTTATCCCCCGAAGCTGAACATCCAAATCTTATTTTGTACAATAAGTTAAAAGAAGCTATTCATCTTTCTATTATTGATCAG GAATTAGAGTATTTGGCTGAAGGCCTGGAAGGACGCTCTTCAAATCCTGTTGCAGTTCTGTTTGACACTTTGCTTCATCCTGAAGCTGATTTTGGATTTAAGTACCCACCGGTTCTTCAATGGAAATTTGAACCACATCACTATATCCCTCATATAGTGCTTGGCAAAGGACCACCTGGTGGTGCTTGGCATGTAAGAAGAACTGTAACATTTTTAACA TCTATGGAAAGTTCTATGCTAACTATCAGCTTTGGAAACTGGATGGAATTACCTGGATATGCATTTAAAGATTGGGCTGCTACTAAACAAAG AAATATAAAGTGTGACAGAGTTCTTCCAGAGGAAGTTGCAAATTATTACAAGCACTATGTTAAAATCATGGGCTTACAGAAAAACTTCAGAGAAAATACTTATATAACATCTGTGTCAAAGTGTTATCGCGATCAGGACTGTGAAAGTGAAAGTCCTTTGCAGATAGAAGAACAAGGTGGGCAGACTACACTGATCAAGAGAAACTGGGAAATTAGAGGTTATCAGAGATCAGCAGATGGCTCTCATATGCCATTCTGTTTGTTTGCTGAGAATGTGGCTCTCGCCACTGGAACTTTTGATGCTCCTGGCCGATTGCAAGTTGAAGGAGAAGACTTTCCTTTTGTGCTCCATTCCATATCTGATTTTGGAGCTGCCATAGATAAAGGAATATTACATGGGAAAACAGATCCTGTTTTAATTATAGGTGGTGGACTCACAGCAGCAGATGCAGTTCTGTATGCTTATAATAACAATGTACCTATTATTCATGCATTCCGTAGGAGGGTCACTGACCCAAGTTTAATTTTCAAACAGCTACCAAAAAAACTTTATCCAGAATATCATAAAGTCTACCATATGATGTGTACTCAGTCAGTTACTCTGGATTACAATGTGCATCCTACTTATGCCAGTTTACCTGAACATCAAGTTGTTTCTTTTCAGCCTGATATGAAGTGTATCCTACAAAGTTCTTCGGGATTAAAGAAGATCTTAAAATTCTCTTTAGCAGTAGTCTTGATAGGTTCACATCCTAACTTATGCTTCCTAAAGGATCAAGGCCAGAGCATATGCCATAATCCAAATGAACCAGTTACTTGCAAGGGCAACCCTATTGAAATTGATCCATATACATATGAGTGTATAAAGGAACCCAATCTTTTTGCACTTGGTCCATTGGTTGGAGACAATTTTGTTCGCTTTTTAAAAGGAGGAGCATTGGGAATTACACGGCATTTAGTTGCAAAAGAGAAGAAACATCAATTTATAGTTGAAAGAGGTGCTGATGGTGTACCCTAA
- the OSGIN2 gene encoding oxidative stress-induced growth inhibitor 2 isoform X1, with product MRGGYGRLRWRGAGLGCTRSETPPFRLAEINYTSPESEGCFLNSLVQYFGDNLGTNAKTMPLLQESTLPVDPTLTLPIVIIGNGPSGICLSYMLSGYRPYLSPEAEHPNLILYNKLKEAIHLSIIDQELEYLAEGLEGRSSNPVAVLFDTLLHPEADFGFKYPPVLQWKFEPHHYIPHIVLGKGPPGGAWHSMESSMLTISFGNWMELPGYAFKDWAATKQRNIKCDRVLPEEVANYYKHYVKIMGLQKNFRENTYITSVSKCYRDQDCESESPLQIEEQGGQTTLIKRNWEIRGYQRSADGSHMPFCLFAENVALATGTFDAPGRLQVEGEDFPFVLHSISDFGAAIDKGILHGKTDPVLIIGGGLTAADAVLYAYNNNVPIIHAFRRRVTDPSLIFKQLPKKLYPEYHKVYHMMCTQSVTLDYNVHPTYASLPEHQVVSFQPDMKCILQSSSGLKKILKFSLAVVLIGSHPNLCFLKDQGQSICHNPNEPVTCKGNPIEIDPYTYECIKEPNLFALGPLVGDNFVRFLKGGALGITRHLVAKEKKHQFIVERGADGVP from the exons ATGAGAGGAGGTTATGGCCGGCTAAGGTGGAGGGGCGCCGGCCTCGGCTGCACGCGCTCGGAAACGCCGCCTTTCCGACTAGCggaaat AAATTACACTAGTCCAGAATCTGAAGGATGCTTTTTGAATTCCTTAGTGCAGTATTTTGGTGACAATCTTGGGACCAACGCTAAAACTATGCCACTACTACAAGAAAGTACGCTACCTGTGGACCCAACATTGACTTTGCCTATAGTAATAATTG GTAATGGACCTTCCGGAATATGCCTCTCTTACATGTTATCTGGATATAGACCATATTTATCCCCCGAAGCTGAACATCCAAATCTTATTTTGTACAATAAGTTAAAAGAAGCTATTCATCTTTCTATTATTGATCAG GAATTAGAGTATTTGGCTGAAGGCCTGGAAGGACGCTCTTCAAATCCTGTTGCAGTTCTGTTTGACACTTTGCTTCATCCTGAAGCTGATTTTGGATTTAAGTACCCACCGGTTCTTCAATGGAAATTTGAACCACATCACTATATCCCTCATATAGTGCTTGGCAAAGGACCACCTGGTGGTGCTTGGCAT TCTATGGAAAGTTCTATGCTAACTATCAGCTTTGGAAACTGGATGGAATTACCTGGATATGCATTTAAAGATTGGGCTGCTACTAAACAAAG AAATATAAAGTGTGACAGAGTTCTTCCAGAGGAAGTTGCAAATTATTACAAGCACTATGTTAAAATCATGGGCTTACAGAAAAACTTCAGAGAAAATACTTATATAACATCTGTGTCAAAGTGTTATCGCGATCAGGACTGTGAAAGTGAAAGTCCTTTGCAGATAGAAGAACAAGGTGGGCAGACTACACTGATCAAGAGAAACTGGGAAATTAGAGGTTATCAGAGATCAGCAGATGGCTCTCATATGCCATTCTGTTTGTTTGCTGAGAATGTGGCTCTCGCCACTGGAACTTTTGATGCTCCTGGCCGATTGCAAGTTGAAGGAGAAGACTTTCCTTTTGTGCTCCATTCCATATCTGATTTTGGAGCTGCCATAGATAAAGGAATATTACATGGGAAAACAGATCCTGTTTTAATTATAGGTGGTGGACTCACAGCAGCAGATGCAGTTCTGTATGCTTATAATAACAATGTACCTATTATTCATGCATTCCGTAGGAGGGTCACTGACCCAAGTTTAATTTTCAAACAGCTACCAAAAAAACTTTATCCAGAATATCATAAAGTCTACCATATGATGTGTACTCAGTCAGTTACTCTGGATTACAATGTGCATCCTACTTATGCCAGTTTACCTGAACATCAAGTTGTTTCTTTTCAGCCTGATATGAAGTGTATCCTACAAAGTTCTTCGGGATTAAAGAAGATCTTAAAATTCTCTTTAGCAGTAGTCTTGATAGGTTCACATCCTAACTTATGCTTCCTAAAGGATCAAGGCCAGAGCATATGCCATAATCCAAATGAACCAGTTACTTGCAAGGGCAACCCTATTGAAATTGATCCATATACATATGAGTGTATAAAGGAACCCAATCTTTTTGCACTTGGTCCATTGGTTGGAGACAATTTTGTTCGCTTTTTAAAAGGAGGAGCATTGGGAATTACACGGCATTTAGTTGCAAAAGAGAAGAAACATCAATTTATAGTTGAAAGAGGTGCTGATGGTGTACCCTAA